One stretch of Arachis duranensis cultivar V14167 chromosome 1, aradu.V14167.gnm2.J7QH, whole genome shotgun sequence DNA includes these proteins:
- the LOC107471116 gene encoding tetraspanin-11, with the protein MRFQISNTVVGALNILSLLLGLSALATSAYIHFHGGDGASDCQKVLQYPLLIAGVFIVIISTLGIVGSLCRINFALYAYLLITFLLIVAMILFTIFALFVTNKKVGQQVSTRAYGEYVVTDFSHWLQHYVVNNKNWDEVKSCLMDAGVCHDLAIHGGFNHSNADLFFKHLSTTQVGCCKPPENCGFKMKNATYWEAPKTGASWANNSDCKTWSNKEDKLCYDCNSCKGGVLANIRNQWKHLTIFNSVVCVLVTAIYVLGCFAIRNNRIDMYNKNHTHP; encoded by the exons ATGAGATTCCAAATAAGCAACACCGTAGTGGGTGCTCTCAACATTCTATCTCTCTTGCTTGGTCTCTCTGCCCTTGCAACCTCCGCTTACATTCACTTTCACGGAGGCGATGGTGCCTCTGATTGCCAGAAGGTTCTCCAGTATCCTCTCCTCATTGCTGGAGTTTTCATTGTCATCATCTCTACGCTTGGCATAGTAGGCTCCCTATGCCGCATCAACTTCGCATTGTATGCCTATCTGCTCATCACCTTCCTCCTTATTGTGGCTATGATTCTCTTTACCATTTTTGCCCTCTTTGTAACAAACAAGAAGGTTGGCCAGCAAGTCTCTACCAGAGCCTATGGCGAGTACGTGGTCACTGATTTCTCTCACTGGCTTCAGCATTACGTTGTCAACAACAAAAATTGGGATGAGGTTAAGAGTTGCTTGATGGATGCTGGTGTTTGCCATGATCTTGCTATTCACGGTGGCTTCAACCATAGCAATGCAGATCTCTTTTTCAAGCACTTGTCCACCACGCAG GTAGGGTGTTGTAAGCCACCTGAAAATTGTGGATTCAAGATGAAGAATGCTACATACTGGGAAGCTCCAAAGACAGGAGCAAGTTGGGCGAATAATTCAGATTGCAAGACTTGGAGTAACAAAGAGGATAAACTTTGTTATGATTGCAATTCATGCAAAGGTGGGGTGTTGGCCAATATAAGGAACCAATGGAAGCATCTCACCATATTCAACTCTGTTGTGTGTGTGCTTGTAACCGCCATTTATGTTTTGGGATGCTTTGCCATAAGGAACAACCGCATCGACATGTACAACAAGAACCACACACACCCTTGA